A stretch of the Myripristis murdjan chromosome 24, fMyrMur1.1, whole genome shotgun sequence genome encodes the following:
- the msgn1 gene encoding mesogenin-1, translating to MDCDLEAVTADMLSEWKPEDNAFGDDQDSLQSSSPESSLDSMCSSPEMCSCSSGHQGFKDFSFGFAGRSATPTQRQTKPKMSIKRRMKASEREKMRMRSLAEALHQLRDYLPPDYSKRGQPMTKIQTLKYTIDYINKLSDILNRA from the coding sequence ATGGATTGTGACCTTGAGGCTGTTACAGCCGACATGCTGTCCGAGTGGAAGCCCGAGGACAACGCGTTTGGAGACGATCAGGACTCACTTCAGTCCAGTTCGCCGGAGTCCTCCTTGGACTCCATGTGCTCCTCACCCGAGATGTGCTCTTGTTCCAGCGGACATCAGGGATTCAAGGATTTCTCATTTGGCTTCGCGGGACGCAGCGCAACACCGACGCAGAGGCAGACCAAGCCGAAGATGTCCATCAAGAGGCGCATGAAGGCCAGCGAGAGGGAGAAGATGCGGATGAGGAGTCTTGCAGAGGCTCTGCACCAGCTCCGCGACTATCTGCCGCCGGATTACAGCAAGAGAGGCCAGCCCATGACCAAAATACAGACTCTCAAATACACCATTGACTACATCAACAAGCTCTCAGACATCCTGAACCGTGCGTAA
- the LOC115355719 gene encoding small nuclear ribonucleoprotein-associated protein B' yields the protein MEMDADTEEQVKETLETSQDELREPAPENKARGRGFKGRGRGGRMNRGNMRGGRGMMMKGFGPPGHGRGRGREEMNGLGPMRRGMGRMRPYPDMRGQRGGRGGPMGMGPPPPPPPPMHLRGPFPPMHRHGPPPPHPLGHPGFRGRPPHPRGRGMPPPGPPRHFHPRGPRGYHNGPVSPPHHPPPGRGQRWPGPPGGRRF from the exons ATGGAA ATGGACGCAGACACAGAAGAACAGGTGAAAGAAACTCTAGAGACTTCCCAGGATGAATTGCGGGAGCCAGCACCAGAAAACAAAGCCAG GGGTCGTGGGTTTAAGGGCCGCGGGAGAGGCGGTCGGATGAATCGAGGCAACATGCGTGGTGGCCGGGGAATGATGATGAAAGGCTTTGGCCCACCCGGACATGGAAGAGGTCgagggagggaagaaatgaATGGACTTGGACCTATGAG GAGGGGGATGGGGAGGATGCGGCCGTACCCCGACATGAGAGGCCAAcgaggaggcagagggggacCAATGGGCATGggccctcctccacccccaccaccacccatgCATCTCAGAGGGCCCTTCCCACCCATGCACAG aCATGGACCCCCTCCACCTCACCCCTTGGGTCACCCTGGTTTCAGAGGGCGCCCACCACACCCTCGAGGGCGAGGCATGCCGCCCCCCGGGCCTCCACGCCACTTCCACCCCAGAGGCCCGAGAGG CTACCACAATGGACCGGTCTCTCCTCCGCATCACCCCCCACCTGGCAGAGGCCAGAGGTGGCCAgggccccctggtggccgacgCTTTTAA
- the mrps10 gene encoding small ribosomal subunit protein uS10m, which translates to MAAPMAAVRRNVCSLARIFTGISPLGTSCLNACRGHSATCNLIRSRLPLSTSFHTGVVFSSTPSSVTVTDEPDTLFQKVSVLVKSHDKAVLDSYEFFATMAAKELGITLGKVFEPPKDIERLTLLKSIHIFKKHRVQYEMRTHYRCIELSHVTGCTAQVYLEYIQRNLPEGVAMEVTKTAMEKVPDHILKPMWTDQPASDKPSQ; encoded by the exons ATGGCTGCTCCTATGGCTGCTGTCAGGCGAAATGTTTGCTCTCTGGCAAGGATATTCACAGGAATCTCACCGCTG GGAACAAGCTGTTTGAACGCCTGTCGAGGCCACAGTGCGACATGTAACTTAATCCG GTCCCGTCTCCCACTGAGCACTTCCTTCCACACTGGAGTAGTGTTTTCCTCAACACCTTCATCA GTCACAGTCACAGATGAGCCCGACACACTCTTCCAGAAGGTGTCGGTGTTGGTCAAAAGTCATGACAAGGCCGTCCTGGACAGTTATGAGTTCTTTGCCACCATGGCGGCTAAAGAGTTGGGCATCACTCTGGGCAAAGT TTTTGAACCTCCCAAGGACATTGAGAGGCTTACCCTCCTGAAGTCCATCCACATCTTCAAAAAACACAGAGTCCAGTATGAGATGAGGACACACTACCGGTGCATTGAG CTGTCCCACGTAACCGGCTGCACAGCACAGGTGTACCTTGAATACATCCAGAGGAACCTCCCCGAGGGTGTAGCTATGGAAGTGACCAAG ACTGCAATGGAGAAAGTTCCAGACCACATCCTCAAACCCATGTGGACCGACCAGCCCGCCAGTGACAAGCCGAGCCAATGA